In Azospirillum humicireducens, the genomic stretch TGGGTTACACAGAGGACCGCCGCCCCATTGCGGTGGGCGATCCTGCGGAGGATGCGGATCACCAGATCGCCGTTGGTGCGATCCAGGGCGGAGGTCGGTTCATCGGCGAACAGCAGGGTCGGCTGCTTGACCAGGGCACGGGCGATGGCCACCCGCTGCTTCTCGCCGCCGGACATGGCCGATGGCTTGAGATGGGCCCGGTCGCTCAACCCGACCTCCTTCAGGCTCTCCCATGCGCGGCTGTCGATGTCCGCCGCCGGGGCGCCGGTCAGCTGAAGAACCAGCCGCACCTGATCCAGGGCGCTGAGAGCGCCGAAGAGGTTTGGACTCTGGAAGATGAAGCCGCAATGCCGCAGGCGCACGGCAGTCAGGTCGGCCTCGCCGAGATCGGCGATCGGTTGGCCCAGAATGCTGACCGTGCCGCGGTCGGGACGTGACAGGCCGGCCAGCACGGCCATCAGCGTGGATTTGCCGGAGCCGGACGGTCCCATCAGCAGGGTCAGCTCGCCGCACTGGGCCGACAGGTCGATCCCCTTCAGGATGTCCATCCGGCTGCCGCCGCTGCTGTAGGATTTGTAAAGGCTCCGGGCGGAGAGCGCCGGCGTGTCCGAGGAAACGAGCATCGTTGTTCTCCTATCGCAGCAGATCGGCCGGTTCGCTGCGGTACAGCACCGACAGGGCGACCAGTCCCGACAGACAGGCGATGGCGGTGACGAACAGGGTGGTGATGCCGCCGAGCCACCAGGTCAGCACCAGCGGGATTCCCAAGAACCAGGCCAGCCCGCTGAGGAGGGCGGCGATGACGAACATCAGGAGGTTGCCGACAAGAGCGACCCACAGGGATTGTTCGACAACGATGGCGCGCAGCTGGCCGACAGTGACGCCGAGGGCGCGCAGAGTCGCATATTCCTTCAGCGAGGCGATCACCGCTCCGCGCAGGGTCTGGCCCGTTACGCCGACGCCGACCAGAAGCGCCAGCAGCATGGAGAAGCCGAACGAGGTTCCCGCCCCCGACTCCTCCAGCCAGAACAGAGCGGACTTGGTGGTCAGCTCCTCCGGCGTCGCGACGCCATAGGTCTGCACCCCGCCGGCGGTTTCCAGGTCGTGCCGGACCTGTTCGACATCGAAGCGGGGGTCGAGCTTCAACAGGAAGTACGGGGGCCCGCTGCTGGTCCAGTCCGCGTTGATCCGCCGGAGCGACTCGGCTGAGGTGAAGATGAGCGGCATGAGATTGCTGCGGAATCCGTGAACGAAACCGCCGACCGTCACCCGCCTGCCGGCGATCTCCGCGGTGCCGCCGATGGTTGCCCCCAGCTTGGCCGCGTCGGCCTGGTCCACCAGCACCGTCTCGGGATTGGACAGAACCGCCAGCGTGTCCGCCGTAATGCCGTCAAGCCCGCTGAGCGCGCCCGGCCGGATGTTGACGCCGACGATCATGACGTTCTGCCGCGCGCCATCCCCGGTCC encodes the following:
- a CDS encoding ABC transporter ATP-binding protein, with amino-acid sequence MLVSSDTPALSARSLYKSYSSGGSRMDILKGIDLSAQCGELTLLMGPSGSGKSTLMAVLAGLSRPDRGTVSILGQPIADLGEADLTAVRLRHCGFIFQSPNLFGALSALDQVRLVLQLTGAPAADIDSRAWESLKEVGLSDRAHLKPSAMSGGEKQRVAIARALVKQPTLLFADEPTSALDRTNGDLVIRILRRIAHRNGAAVLCVTHDSRLIGHADRIVTIDDGRIVSDERPETHDTFHQRDIENAAS
- a CDS encoding ABC transporter permease; amino-acid sequence: MVSLARQNLVHEWRRFAAAILTLAFSGLLILVQVGLLLGQLDAFTLPLTRSKADLWITAPNIQSWDQSTVVPARVEGLFWSHPAVLDVHEMSLGYTDWRTGDGARQNVMIVGVNIRPGALSGLDGITADTLAVLSNPETVLVDQADAAKLGATIGGTAEIAGRRVTVGGFVHGFRSNLMPLIFTSAESLRRINADWTSSGPPYFLLKLDPRFDVEQVRHDLETAGGVQTYGVATPEELTTKSALFWLEESGAGTSFGFSMLLALLVGVGVTGQTLRGAVIASLKEYATLRALGVTVGQLRAIVVEQSLWVALVGNLLMFVIAALLSGLAWFLGIPLVLTWWLGGITTLFVTAIACLSGLVALSVLYRSEPADLLR